In a single window of the Shumkonia mesophila genome:
- a CDS encoding non-ribosomal peptide synthetase/type I polyketide synthase, which translates to MGGNAKTQSKHDFLPLSAPQIGIWLDIIAGRSMADYNLCEVVRFDGPLHVEALTRALAQSHAEADALRMRIVVRDGVPGQIPGPARIDFALLDMSGGDGDAATRKTMALEEIDAMCRRPLDLEAGRTSRERLIRLAPDRHWWVRVYHHLVIDGLGTKVQVDRIAQIYNARLRGVEPPAADLGTYGDFIAADATYPGSTEHEADVDYWRKRLDDGGTPTGFSAVSGHRRGRTQALDVPLAPDLVAALRQMAAANGVSLPAIMLAAYLLLLGRCAGTATPACGVPLLNRLGRTERATVGLFTTVVPFGLPLEATEPFAALARRVARQQRGDFRHMRLAVPHMRVAGLMPWPAGGLRGATFNAINFPNTPLFDGMKTVVESLVAGPVDDVSLRFYDYEHRQSRDGTRLVWMFNSAVHDTAGIERLAGRFDALLKAVAANCQCPLAELPMMGETEAALIAGWENGPSLADTVKSDCVHTRFLAQAARTPNAPAVTAGGRKATYDEIARMAAQVAARLAAEGTEPEEPVGLCLTPSPELVAAFIGILMAGGASLQLDPLQPPGRLQTMIQGVGCRLVLTDAGACNRLPTLSADQQVIAIDDLASQAVGNAAGASATPSITPDQLACIFHTSGSTGRPKPVGLTHGALAAKMASIADVFGFGDEGNECVCAAASVGFDPWLQQVLLPLCTGGRLWIPDRTLMVDLAGFWRAVSEQGTTHLNLVPSMLDSLLPGAPAAGLRGVRRLVLGGERLTPDLVQRTVMALRIDKVWNMYGPTEATVDATGWRLDPAALGEEISIGRPLPGSTIRILDDRLNRVPVGHVGELCIGGVGLARGYLGMPEETAAKFIDDPFGPPGTRLYRSGDRAAWHSDGSVLYRGRVDEQVKVRGQRLELGDVEAALLRQPGVENAVAIFEPTLDGGRLTAHVVGRATPDALRRALALELPAAAVPLGYIFHRTLPSLPSGKVDRQALVREQPTKRAGPAMPARTGLAAASGRRLALQRAIAAVWAELLDGEAPALEANLFEAGVHSLLVPRAQLRLSALAGREVSAVEIFRYPTIAMLAAHLAGSDDAQPDIVPSPARVKAGEDVDDEQAASIAIVGMALRVPGADDPETFWRNLCDGVESIGAVDGAALRAAGQDEGLLADPSFVRAHGRLAGIDAFDPVAFGYTSGEAAAIDPQQRLLLEVALHALENAACEPSRQRPVGAFVGVGFPSYIFDNLDQQLRDGGAERYAVVLGNDKDHAATRLAYKLGLTGPVMAVATACSTGLVAVAQAVQALRAGQCRAALAGGASLGLTSAGGYLFSDGGIGSRSGRCRPFDAEADGTVGGSGGAVVVLKRLRDAQSDGDTIHAVIRGIGLSNDGGAKASFTAPTVDGQAAALAAALADAAVDPGSIGFIEGHGTGTALGDPIEVAALNLAYGPGTPGSILLGSIKGNVGHLDSAAGIAGLIKAAMAVRKGTVPPTCHFVRPNPQIPFAAGPFRVNSCSEPWPAHDGPRRAGVSSFGIGGTNAHVIVEQAPIQTSSMERSGDPAQADVLVLSAADGNALDQLSEAMAKRLDTDDAPALEDVAYSLQTGRRRLRRRRAVIAHDRKEAARNLLGAARIDGESLDSAGSLAFLFPGQGVQSPGMGRALYDQEPVFRAIVDEAATLLADTPAADVCHLLLGDPGDEVAAKRLAGTALTQPALFVTEYGIARVLQAWGIMPDALAGHSVGEYVAACLSGVMPFDSALSLVAERGRLMASAPAGAMLALSVPEAEARALIEELGAGDGTVLSLAAVNGPRQCVAAGSEAAIAALLRLAEAQERPARRLNVSHAFHCALMDPILDSFGQTVANVALAEPAIPFLSNLTGGWITVTEATDPMYWVRHLRGTVRFADNVAALGAEPGRIVIEVGPGSTLSRLARANGTAEADTVATQPTIGGGRPALLEAIARLWVRGVEPDWHAMAGGRPRCRVPLPGYPFQRVRAWVDPQSVAGDASAPATPVRVASPESGNRTAATDAVVAVWREVFGAPEIGHDADFFALGGDSMIALRIVSRLQERLGWTIPVAAILAGRSPAGLVHARDDLQSPSPNNRMETGIL; encoded by the coding sequence ATGGGCGGGAATGCGAAAACGCAAAGCAAGCATGATTTCCTGCCTTTGAGCGCTCCTCAGATCGGAATCTGGCTCGACATCATCGCCGGGCGTTCCATGGCCGATTACAATCTGTGCGAGGTCGTTCGCTTCGATGGCCCGCTGCACGTCGAAGCCTTGACCCGAGCCTTGGCACAGAGCCATGCCGAAGCCGATGCCCTTCGCATGCGGATAGTGGTGCGGGACGGCGTGCCCGGGCAAATTCCGGGCCCCGCACGGATCGATTTCGCACTATTGGACATGTCGGGCGGAGACGGCGACGCGGCCACGCGGAAAACCATGGCCCTTGAAGAGATCGACGCCATGTGCCGTCGTCCGCTGGATCTAGAAGCCGGCCGTACGTCCCGCGAGCGGCTTATCCGTCTGGCGCCCGACCGCCATTGGTGGGTGCGGGTTTATCACCATCTGGTGATCGACGGCTTAGGGACCAAGGTCCAGGTCGACCGGATCGCCCAAATCTACAATGCCCGGCTACGCGGCGTGGAGCCGCCAGCGGCCGATCTGGGCACGTACGGCGATTTCATTGCCGCCGACGCCACCTACCCGGGGTCGACCGAGCATGAGGCGGATGTCGACTATTGGCGGAAGCGTCTCGATGACGGAGGGACGCCGACAGGCTTTTCCGCCGTCTCCGGCCATCGCCGCGGTCGTACGCAGGCACTCGATGTTCCCTTGGCACCGGATCTTGTCGCGGCCCTCCGGCAAATGGCGGCGGCCAACGGTGTCTCGCTTCCCGCCATCATGCTGGCTGCGTACCTTTTGTTGCTGGGACGCTGTGCCGGGACTGCCACACCGGCCTGCGGCGTGCCCCTGCTCAATCGCCTGGGGCGGACCGAACGGGCTACCGTCGGCCTGTTCACCACCGTGGTGCCATTCGGCCTCCCCCTTGAGGCAACGGAGCCCTTCGCCGCATTGGCCCGGCGGGTGGCGCGTCAACAGCGGGGCGATTTTCGCCACATGCGGCTAGCCGTTCCGCACATGCGGGTGGCGGGGCTCATGCCCTGGCCCGCTGGCGGCCTGCGAGGGGCGACGTTCAACGCGATCAATTTCCCGAACACGCCGCTATTCGATGGCATGAAGACGGTCGTCGAGAGCTTGGTCGCCGGCCCCGTCGACGACGTGAGCCTGCGTTTCTACGATTATGAACACCGTCAATCCCGGGACGGAACCCGGCTGGTTTGGATGTTCAATTCCGCCGTCCACGACACGGCAGGGATCGAACGGCTGGCCGGGCGGTTCGACGCCCTCCTGAAGGCGGTGGCCGCGAATTGCCAGTGCCCCCTCGCCGAGTTGCCGATGATGGGAGAGACGGAGGCCGCGCTGATCGCCGGCTGGGAAAACGGCCCGTCCCTCGCCGACACCGTAAAGAGTGATTGCGTGCATACCCGTTTCCTGGCCCAGGCGGCGCGCACCCCGAATGCGCCGGCGGTGACCGCTGGCGGTCGCAAGGCAACCTACGACGAGATCGCCAGGATGGCGGCCCAGGTTGCGGCGCGGCTTGCCGCCGAAGGGACCGAGCCGGAGGAACCGGTCGGACTGTGCCTGACGCCATCGCCGGAGTTGGTCGCCGCTTTCATCGGCATCCTGATGGCGGGCGGTGCGTCCCTGCAGCTCGATCCGCTTCAGCCACCCGGACGCCTGCAAACCATGATCCAAGGCGTCGGCTGCCGGTTGGTGTTGACCGACGCGGGCGCCTGCAACCGATTGCCCACCCTGTCGGCCGATCAGCAGGTGATCGCCATCGATGACCTCGCATCGCAGGCTGTTGGCAACGCCGCCGGGGCATCCGCCACGCCATCGATCACCCCCGACCAACTGGCTTGCATCTTCCATACGTCGGGATCGACCGGGCGACCCAAGCCGGTGGGCCTGACCCACGGCGCGCTGGCCGCCAAGATGGCCAGCATCGCCGATGTTTTCGGCTTCGGCGACGAGGGAAACGAATGCGTCTGCGCCGCCGCATCCGTCGGTTTCGATCCCTGGCTGCAACAGGTGCTCCTACCGTTGTGTACGGGCGGCCGGCTGTGGATACCGGATCGCACCCTGATGGTGGACCTCGCCGGCTTTTGGAGAGCCGTGTCGGAACAGGGGACGACCCATCTCAATCTCGTGCCATCGATGCTCGACAGCCTGCTGCCGGGAGCTCCCGCGGCCGGCCTTCGCGGCGTTCGCCGGCTGGTCTTGGGCGGCGAGCGGCTGACGCCCGACCTTGTCCAGCGTACCGTCATGGCGCTCAGAATCGACAAGGTGTGGAACATGTACGGGCCCACCGAGGCGACTGTCGATGCAACCGGATGGCGGCTCGATCCCGCGGCCCTCGGCGAAGAAATCTCCATCGGCCGGCCGTTGCCTGGATCTACGATCCGCATCCTCGATGACCGTCTGAACCGGGTGCCGGTCGGCCACGTCGGTGAGCTCTGTATCGGCGGCGTCGGACTGGCGCGGGGATACCTGGGCATGCCCGAGGAAACGGCGGCGAAGTTCATCGACGATCCATTCGGCCCGCCCGGAACGCGCCTCTACCGTTCGGGCGACCGGGCGGCATGGCACAGCGACGGAAGCGTCCTTTACCGGGGCCGGGTCGACGAACAGGTGAAGGTCCGCGGCCAGCGCCTGGAACTGGGTGACGTGGAGGCTGCCCTCCTGCGTCAGCCGGGTGTCGAAAACGCCGTGGCGATCTTCGAACCGACCTTGGACGGCGGGCGGCTGACGGCTCATGTCGTCGGCCGCGCCACGCCCGATGCGTTGCGCCGGGCGTTGGCCCTCGAACTGCCGGCCGCGGCGGTTCCTCTTGGGTATATCTTTCACCGGACTCTGCCGTCGTTGCCGTCGGGCAAGGTGGATCGGCAGGCCCTTGTCCGGGAACAACCCACGAAACGGGCCGGCCCGGCGATGCCGGCCAGGACCGGATTGGCCGCGGCATCCGGCCGACGCCTTGCCCTGCAACGGGCAATCGCCGCCGTCTGGGCCGAATTGTTGGACGGCGAAGCACCAGCGTTGGAAGCCAACCTGTTCGAGGCTGGCGTTCACTCCCTCCTGGTGCCCAGAGCCCAACTGCGCCTTTCCGCGCTGGCCGGGCGAGAGGTATCGGCCGTCGAGATCTTCCGCTATCCGACAATCGCGATGTTGGCCGCCCATCTTGCAGGATCGGATGATGCCCAGCCGGACATCGTCCCGTCACCCGCGCGAGTAAAGGCGGGAGAGGATGTGGACGACGAGCAGGCGGCCAGCATCGCGATCGTCGGCATGGCGTTGCGGGTTCCCGGCGCCGATGATCCGGAGACCTTCTGGCGCAACCTGTGTGACGGGGTGGAGAGCATCGGCGCCGTGGATGGCGCCGCACTACGGGCGGCAGGCCAAGACGAGGGATTGCTCGCCGACCCGTCGTTCGTGCGGGCCCATGGACGGCTGGCCGGAATTGACGCGTTCGATCCGGTGGCATTCGGTTACACCTCAGGCGAGGCGGCCGCCATCGACCCCCAGCAGCGGCTGCTGCTGGAAGTGGCCCTGCACGCCCTGGAAAACGCAGCCTGCGAACCAAGCCGGCAAAGGCCGGTCGGGGCTTTTGTCGGCGTCGGCTTTCCAAGCTATATCTTCGACAATCTGGACCAACAGCTGCGGGATGGAGGAGCCGAGCGTTATGCGGTGGTGCTCGGCAATGACAAGGACCACGCCGCCACCCGCCTTGCCTACAAGCTCGGCCTGACCGGACCGGTAATGGCGGTGGCAACCGCGTGTTCGACCGGGCTGGTGGCGGTGGCGCAGGCAGTTCAGGCGCTACGCGCCGGACAGTGCCGGGCCGCTCTGGCCGGCGGGGCTTCCCTGGGCCTGACCTCGGCGGGCGGCTATTTGTTTAGCGACGGGGGCATCGGCTCGCGCAGCGGGCGCTGCCGGCCGTTCGATGCCGAGGCTGACGGTACGGTCGGCGGCAGCGGCGGTGCCGTCGTCGTGCTGAAGCGCCTGCGGGATGCCCAGTCGGACGGCGACACCATTCACGCCGTTATCCGGGGCATCGGACTCAGCAACGACGGCGGCGCCAAGGCGTCCTTTACCGCACCGACGGTGGACGGCCAAGCCGCGGCTCTTGCAGCAGCATTGGCCGATGCCGCCGTTGATCCGGGCTCCATCGGCTTTATCGAAGGTCACGGCACCGGTACCGCGCTCGGCGATCCCATCGAGGTGGCAGCCCTCAACCTGGCTTATGGTCCGGGCACACCGGGGTCCATTTTGCTAGGGTCGATCAAGGGCAACGTCGGCCATCTGGACTCGGCGGCCGGTATTGCCGGTTTGATCAAAGCGGCGATGGCGGTGCGCAAAGGGACGGTGCCCCCGACTTGTCATTTCGTCCGCCCCAATCCCCAAATTCCCTTCGCCGCCGGCCCATTTCGCGTCAACAGTTGTAGCGAGCCCTGGCCAGCGCATGACGGCCCCCGGCGGGCCGGCGTAAGCAGCTTCGGTATCGGTGGGACGAACGCCCATGTGATCGTCGAGCAGGCCCCCATCCAAACCTCGTCGATGGAAAGGAGCGGGGACCCGGCTCAGGCCGACGTTCTGGTTCTGTCGGCGGCCGACGGCAACGCCCTGGATCAGCTATCCGAAGCCATGGCCAAGCGTCTTGACACCGATGATGCCCCGGCGCTTGAAGACGTGGCATACAGTCTCCAGACTGGCCGGCGGCGCCTGCGGCGGCGACGCGCGGTAATCGCCCACGACCGGAAGGAGGCCGCCCGAAACCTGCTGGGCGCGGCCCGCATCGACGGAGAAAGCCTGGACAGCGCAGGTTCCCTTGCCTTCCTGTTCCCCGGGCAGGGAGTCCAATCCCCGGGCATGGGTCGGGCCCTTTACGACCAGGAACCGGTTTTTCGCGCCATCGTCGACGAAGCCGCAACGCTGCTGGCGGATACGCCGGCAGCCGACGTTTGCCACCTTCTGCTCGGTGATCCCGGCGACGAGGTCGCCGCCAAGCGATTGGCCGGCACCGCCTTGACACAGCCTGCGCTATTCGTGACCGAATACGGGATCGCCCGGGTCCTCCAGGCTTGGGGCATCATGCCCGACGCCTTGGCCGGCCATAGCGTCGGCGAATACGTGGCGGCCTGCCTGTCCGGCGTGATGCCCTTCGATAGCGCGCTTTCGCTCGTGGCGGAACGGGGTCGACTGATGGCCTCGGCGCCCGCAGGGGCCATGCTTGCCCTTTCCGTTCCCGAAGCCGAAGCTCGCGCCTTGATCGAGGAACTCGGTGCGGGCGACGGAACGGTATTGTCGCTCGCCGCGGTAAACGGCCCTCGCCAATGTGTGGCCGCCGGGAGCGAGGCCGCGATCGCGGCCCTCCTGCGGCTGGCCGAAGCGCAAGAGCGTCCGGCCCGACGGCTCAATGTTTCCCATGCCTTCCATTGCGCCCTCATGGACCCGATCCTCGATTCCTTTGGCCAAACCGTCGCCAACGTCGCGCTGGCCGAACCGGCGATTCCCTTTCTTTCCAACCTGACCGGCGGCTGGATTACGGTAACGGAGGCAACCGATCCGATGTATTGGGTACGCCATTTGCGCGGCACCGTCCGGTTCGCCGACAACGTTGCCGCACTGGGGGCCGAACCGGGGCGCATTGTGATCGAGGTTGGACCGGGCTCAACCCTGTCGCGACTGGCTCGTGCGAATGGTACGGCGGAAGCCGACACGGTGGCCACCCAACCGACAATCGGCGGAGGACGCCCGGCTCTGCTGGAGGCCATCGCCCGGTTGTGGGTGCGTGGCGTCGAGCCGGACTGGCATGCCATGGCGGGCGGACGGCCGCGGTGTCGGGTGCCGCTGCCCGGCTATCCGTTCCAGAGAGTCCGCGCCTGGGTCGATCCGCAATCCGTGGCTGGCGATGCCTCGGCGCCGGCAACGCCAGTCCGGGTGGCCAGCCCAGAATCCGGCAATCGGACGGCAGCGACGGATGCGGTTGTGGCGGTCTGGCGCGAAGTCTTTGGCGCCCCCGAGATCGGCCACGATGCGGATTTCTTCGCGCTGGGCGGTGATTCCATGATCGCGCTGCGTATCGTATCGCGCCTGCAAGAGCGGTTGGGATGGACCATACCGGTGGCCGCCATTCTCGCGGGGCGGAGCCCGGCCGGCCTGGTGCACGCGCGGGACGACCTGCAGTCCCCATCGCCGAACAATCGCATGGAGACCGGAATCCTTTGA
- a CDS encoding SDR family oxidoreductase — protein MTSRLFDLTGKTALVTGSARGLGNGYARGLADAGAKVVLNDLNEEALTHAVETLRAGGFEAEGIRFDVSKEESVVSAFEKMDASGIAIDILINNAGIQHRQPIIELSAADWQRVIDTNLTAAFLVGREAAKRMIKRGAGGKIINIGSLTSELARATTAPYTTAKGGIKMLTKAMTAEWAEHGIQVNAIGPGYMLTEMTQPLADDPKFDGWVKGRTPARRWGLPEDLIGTAVFLASSASDYVNGQIIYVDGGMISVL, from the coding sequence ATGACCAGCAGACTTTTCGACCTGACCGGCAAGACGGCCCTGGTCACCGGTTCGGCGCGCGGACTGGGCAACGGGTACGCGCGCGGCCTCGCCGACGCCGGCGCCAAGGTGGTGCTCAACGACCTGAACGAGGAGGCGTTGACCCATGCCGTTGAAACCTTGCGGGCCGGTGGCTTTGAAGCCGAGGGAATCCGCTTCGACGTCAGCAAGGAAGAGAGTGTCGTCTCCGCCTTCGAAAAGATGGACGCCAGCGGCATTGCCATCGACATCCTGATCAACAACGCCGGCATCCAGCACCGCCAGCCGATTATCGAGTTGTCGGCCGCCGACTGGCAGCGGGTCATCGACACCAACCTCACCGCCGCCTTCCTGGTCGGCCGCGAGGCCGCCAAACGCATGATCAAACGCGGAGCCGGGGGCAAGATCATCAATATCGGTTCGCTGACCAGCGAACTCGCCCGTGCCACCACGGCGCCCTACACCACGGCGAAAGGCGGCATCAAGATGCTGACCAAGGCGATGACCGCCGAATGGGCCGAGCATGGCATTCAGGTCAACGCGATCGGCCCGGGGTACATGCTGACCGAAATGACCCAACCGCTGGCCGACGATCCGAAGTTCGATGGATGGGTGAAGGGGCGCACCCCGGCTCGGCGTTGGGGACTTCCCGAGGACCTCATCGGCACGGCCGTGTTTCTCGCCTCGTCGGCCTCTGACTACGTCAACGGCCAGATCATCTATGTCGACGGCGGGATGATCTCGGTCCTGTAA
- a CDS encoding mandelate racemase/muconate lactonizing enzyme family protein: MKITALETLRTEEFSNVLWVRVHTDQGIIGLGETFYGAEAVAAHIHATLAGRLLGKDPLRIEALNRDMVNLPMAQSSTGVEYRAASAIDIALWDLFGKVCNQPVHQLLGGLCRDKVRIYNTCAGYQYVSSPNIRPVDTWNFGGVGPYEDLKAFLERPAELAESLLAQGITGMKIWPFDPAAQESGGRYISAADLKKALWPFEQIRKAVGDKMDIMVELHCLWDLPTAKQIARALAPFEPYWLEDPIRMNSPQALAEYARATPFRVCASETLGSAFPYKEMLNHDAMDIVMVDICWTGGLTEARKIASLADVHHKPFAPHDCTGPVGLVAAVHASLSQPNTLIQETVRAFYTGWYKKLVTELPTIKDGYALPMEGPGLGTDLQPAFFERQDLIVRRTEL; the protein is encoded by the coding sequence ATGAAAATCACCGCCCTCGAAACCCTGCGGACGGAGGAATTCTCCAACGTCCTGTGGGTCCGTGTGCATACAGACCAAGGAATCATCGGGCTTGGCGAAACCTTCTACGGCGCCGAAGCCGTCGCTGCCCACATCCATGCCACGTTGGCCGGCCGCCTGCTCGGCAAGGACCCGCTGCGCATCGAGGCGCTGAACCGCGACATGGTCAACCTGCCCATGGCCCAGTCCTCGACCGGCGTCGAGTACCGCGCGGCCTCGGCCATCGACATCGCTCTTTGGGACCTGTTCGGCAAGGTATGCAACCAGCCGGTCCATCAGCTGCTGGGCGGTCTATGCCGCGACAAAGTCCGCATCTACAACACCTGCGCCGGATACCAGTACGTGAGTTCGCCCAATATCCGGCCCGTCGACACCTGGAACTTCGGCGGAGTGGGCCCTTACGAAGACCTTAAGGCATTCCTGGAACGGCCCGCGGAACTCGCGGAAAGCCTTCTCGCCCAGGGCATCACGGGCATGAAGATCTGGCCGTTCGATCCCGCCGCCCAGGAAAGCGGAGGCCGCTATATTTCGGCGGCGGACTTGAAGAAGGCTCTCTGGCCGTTCGAGCAGATCCGCAAGGCCGTCGGCGACAAGATGGATATCATGGTCGAGCTCCACTGCCTGTGGGACCTGCCGACCGCCAAACAGATCGCCCGCGCGCTGGCGCCCTTCGAGCCGTACTGGCTGGAAGACCCGATCCGCATGAACTCGCCGCAGGCGCTTGCCGAGTACGCCCGCGCGACGCCGTTCCGCGTCTGCGCCAGCGAGACCCTGGGTTCCGCCTTCCCGTACAAGGAAATGTTGAACCACGATGCCATGGACATTGTCATGGTCGACATCTGCTGGACCGGCGGCTTGACCGAGGCCCGCAAGATCGCCTCCTTGGCTGATGTCCACCACAAGCCCTTCGCGCCACACGACTGCACTGGGCCAGTTGGGCTGGTGGCGGCGGTTCACGCCTCGCTGAGCCAACCCAACACCCTCATCCAGGAGACGGTCCGCGCCTTCTATACCGGCTGGTACAAGAAACTCGTCACCGAATTGCCGACCATCAAGGATGGCTACGCCCTACCCATGGAGGGACCGGGTCTCGGGACCGACCTGCAACCCGCTTTCTTCGAACGCCAGGATCTGATCGTCCGTCGCACCGAACTGTGA
- a CDS encoding TRAP transporter large permease encodes MKPDANTAGIVIAANKFVVLTERLCRFLSFGLLVVITAAVLAGVTSRYVFNAAFSWTEELAVWALFWLICMAIINGHSGGRHIAINLIAPVLPPIGRTIQDTFIVAFVSLTTLLLASAGWDVSRLIGGVSVTLELPNAVRVAPLPIVCAVSFLFILGKDVANRRDFLIRVCGVVAGLAIWLLLGRGEEMPQLGIQPSLLMAIIFVGGVLLGVPIAFAMLLSAFTATSSADLLPPPAVVQTMVAGGGKFILLAIPFFLTAGYLMNIGGLSSRMMDFAATLVSHYRGGLAKVNIVNSLLMGGISGSSGADAASTTKIMVPEMIKRGYSPAFSCAVTAGSAILPNIVPPAITMLVFASVADASIARLFVGGVGPGILIAVLMIIATHIVSWRRNYEPAAPKSTWKQRLAAFVRAFPALLLIIWIIGGIRFGIVTATEAGVLGMLWAIVVGAGFYRAFGWRDLYATLVESAIDTGLIGLLIAVASPFAWVMIADQVPQQIVAWASTLDIGPSVFLLVVVACIMVLGTFLDVSVTILIAVPLFLPLAKAFAVDPTLFGIVVILGAVMGNITPPVGILIYISASIARIQPGKVFIEALPFLLASMIGVVLVIYNQWISTGLWSLMN; translated from the coding sequence ATGAAACCCGACGCCAACACCGCCGGTATCGTGATCGCCGCAAACAAGTTCGTTGTCCTCACCGAACGGCTGTGCCGGTTCCTCTCTTTCGGACTTCTGGTGGTGATCACGGCTGCTGTCCTGGCCGGCGTCACCTCTCGCTATGTCTTCAATGCGGCATTCAGCTGGACCGAGGAGCTTGCCGTCTGGGCGCTCTTCTGGCTGATCTGCATGGCGATCATCAACGGTCATAGCGGCGGGCGCCATATCGCCATCAACCTCATTGCTCCCGTACTGCCGCCCATCGGGCGAACCATCCAGGATACTTTCATCGTCGCCTTTGTCAGCCTGACGACTCTCCTGCTGGCGTCGGCCGGATGGGATGTCTCACGGCTGATCGGGGGCGTGAGTGTCACCCTCGAACTGCCGAACGCCGTCCGGGTGGCACCGCTGCCGATTGTCTGCGCCGTCAGTTTCCTCTTCATCCTGGGCAAGGATGTCGCCAATCGACGCGACTTCCTGATCCGGGTCTGCGGCGTTGTTGCCGGGTTGGCGATATGGTTGCTGCTGGGCCGTGGCGAGGAGATGCCGCAATTGGGCATTCAGCCAAGCCTTCTGATGGCGATCATTTTCGTGGGAGGCGTCTTGCTTGGCGTGCCGATCGCCTTCGCCATGCTCCTTTCCGCCTTTACCGCGACATCCAGCGCCGATTTGCTGCCACCGCCCGCCGTCGTACAGACCATGGTGGCGGGGGGCGGCAAGTTCATCCTTCTGGCCATTCCCTTTTTTCTTACCGCCGGCTATCTGATGAATATCGGGGGACTGTCCAGCCGGATGATGGATTTCGCGGCGACGCTGGTCAGCCACTACCGAGGCGGCCTGGCCAAGGTCAACATTGTCAACAGCCTGCTCATGGGGGGAATTTCCGGATCGTCCGGTGCCGACGCCGCCAGCACGACCAAGATCATGGTTCCCGAAATGATCAAGCGTGGCTACTCTCCCGCGTTTTCGTGCGCGGTAACGGCCGGCTCGGCCATTCTTCCCAATATCGTGCCGCCGGCCATTACCATGCTGGTATTCGCCTCGGTGGCCGACGCCTCCATCGCCCGCCTGTTCGTCGGCGGGGTGGGGCCGGGCATCCTGATCGCCGTACTGATGATCATTGCGACCCACATTGTCTCCTGGCGACGCAACTACGAACCGGCGGCTCCGAAATCGACGTGGAAACAACGGCTGGCCGCTTTCGTCCGGGCGTTTCCGGCGCTGCTGCTGATCATCTGGATCATTGGCGGCATCCGCTTCGGTATCGTCACGGCAACCGAGGCCGGCGTGCTCGGCATGTTGTGGGCAATCGTCGTGGGCGCCGGGTTTTATCGCGCCTTTGGTTGGCGAGACCTGTACGCCACGCTGGTGGAAAGCGCCATCGATACCGGCCTGATCGGGCTGCTGATCGCCGTCGCGTCGCCTTTCGCCTGGGTGATGATCGCCGACCAGGTGCCGCAGCAGATCGTCGCATGGGCCAGCACTCTCGACATCGGACCATCGGTATTTCTGCTGGTCGTCGTCGCCTGCATCATGGTGCTGGGCACGTTCCTGGACGTGTCGGTGACCATTCTGATCGCCGTTCCGCTGTTTCTTCCCCTGGCCAAGGCTTTCGCGGTCGATCCCACCCTGTTTGGCATCGTCGTCATTCTGGGCGCCGTCATGGGCAACATCACCCCGCCGGTCGGAATCCTGATCTACATTTCAGCCTCCATCGCCCGGATTCAACCGGGAAAGGTCTTCATCGAGGCGTTGCCATTCCTATTGGCGAGCATGATCGGCGTGGTCTTGGTCATCTATAACCAATGGATCAGCACGGGGCTGTGGTCCCTCATGAACTGA
- a CDS encoding TRAP transporter substrate-binding protein: MKKVLLACLAKRTLMIVAAGGFAMSAHAADVNKGKFSTDVQPGHPKVVSFEKFGKLVKERTKGGVDIAVFPSSQLGGEMETADGMRLGSIEMGSITTSVLASWVPEVQILDLPFLLRDDAHAAKATAWLADQLAPKFEAQGFRLLAFTINGARQPMSTFPIRKVEDVAGKKMRVIQSPLHIALWKAMGTNPVPIPAPEIYTSLQTRVVDFFDNTPTNYLTFKFFEVAPYYTNLSHVYAVAAWVAGERWFKKLPAADQKIVAETAREIVPEIHKLLAEQDAASLAKTKEMGATLISIDDKGPWQAKMAPIWDEYGKKIPGGVEMIKAIGAM; encoded by the coding sequence ATGAAAAAGGTATTATTGGCCTGCTTGGCCAAACGGACCTTGATGATCGTGGCGGCAGGCGGCTTTGCCATGTCCGCACATGCCGCGGACGTCAACAAGGGAAAGTTCTCGACCGACGTCCAGCCGGGGCATCCCAAAGTTGTTTCCTTCGAGAAGTTCGGCAAGCTGGTCAAGGAACGCACGAAGGGCGGCGTCGACATCGCCGTCTTCCCCAGCAGCCAGCTGGGCGGTGAAATGGAAACGGCCGACGGCATGCGGCTCGGCTCCATCGAAATGGGTTCGATCACGACGTCCGTGCTGGCGTCCTGGGTTCCCGAAGTGCAGATCCTCGACCTTCCGTTCCTGTTGCGCGACGATGCCCACGCAGCCAAGGCCACGGCATGGCTGGCCGACCAATTGGCTCCGAAGTTCGAGGCCCAGGGCTTCCGTCTGCTGGCCTTCACCATCAACGGCGCCCGTCAACCGATGAGCACCTTCCCGATCCGCAAGGTCGAAGACGTGGCCGGAAAGAAGATGCGGGTCATCCAAAGCCCGCTGCACATCGCCTTGTGGAAGGCAATGGGTACAAATCCGGTGCCGATTCCAGCGCCCGAGATCTACACCTCGCTGCAGACCAGGGTGGTCGACTTCTTCGACAACACGCCGACCAACTATCTGACCTTCAAGTTCTTCGAGGTCGCGCCCTACTACACGAACCTCAGCCATGTCTATGCCGTCGCGGCCTGGGTGGCTGGCGAACGGTGGTTCAAGAAGTTGCCGGCGGCTGACCAAAAAATCGTCGCCGAAACCGCCCGCGAGATCGTGCCGGAGATCCACAAGCTGCTGGCCGAGCAGGACGCGGCTTCGCTGGCCAAAACGAAGGAGATGGGGGCAACGCTGATCTCCATCGATGACAAGGGCCCCTGGCAGGCCAAGATGGCCCCGATCTGGGATGAGTACGGCAAGAAGATTCCCGGCGGCGTCGAAATGATCAAAGCCATCGGCGCCATGTAA